In Streptomyces violaceusniger Tu 4113, one DNA window encodes the following:
- a CDS encoding ArsR/SmtB family transcription factor — MLRVHFSELDLARLRMAARPDALWETVLSFHRLRENRAESVYGKWRSEARNRLNGEARLLAPLIPSRGYFPDFLTPAEGVIGCDAAMSALRAIPGERLNAELAGLPAARALPGWIRDLGEGERKPLDRLISTLRAYHQAAVAPYWPHIQARIEADRVARGRALLDGGADGLLASLPATMRWRAPVLEVDYPVDRDLRLRGRGLLLLPSFFCRGTPVTFRNPDLTPVLVYPVEHAPCGLPLRPGQRPALASGVGPGAGTGAASASGVGSARSLGKLVGQTRSAVLLEVGGGCTTSELARRVGVSLASASQHASVLREAGLVHTLRQGSAVLHTLTPLGAALLRGGAPGERVFGSPAQLPPVATSGRWPSGRG; from the coding sequence GTGCTCCGTGTTCATTTCAGTGAACTCGATCTGGCCCGGCTGCGGATGGCGGCCCGACCGGACGCGCTCTGGGAAACCGTTTTAAGTTTCCATCGGCTGCGGGAGAACCGGGCGGAGTCCGTATACGGAAAATGGCGTTCGGAGGCGCGAAACCGACTCAACGGCGAAGCGCGGCTGCTCGCGCCGCTCATTCCCTCGCGCGGCTATTTCCCGGACTTCCTGACCCCCGCCGAAGGGGTAATCGGTTGCGACGCCGCGATGTCCGCGCTGCGCGCCATACCGGGGGAGCGGTTGAACGCGGAGCTTGCCGGGCTTCCGGCGGCCCGGGCGCTTCCAGGGTGGATACGGGATCTGGGGGAGGGCGAACGAAAGCCGCTGGACCGGCTGATCAGCACGCTACGCGCTTACCACCAGGCCGCCGTCGCGCCGTACTGGCCGCATATACAGGCCCGGATCGAGGCCGACCGGGTGGCCCGGGGCCGCGCCCTGCTGGACGGGGGCGCCGATGGGCTGCTGGCCTCGCTGCCGGCGACGATGCGGTGGCGGGCGCCCGTGCTGGAGGTCGACTATCCGGTGGACCGCGATCTGCGGCTGCGCGGGCGGGGGTTGCTGCTCCTGCCGTCGTTCTTCTGCCGGGGGACGCCGGTGACCTTCCGGAACCCGGATCTGACGCCCGTACTGGTCTACCCCGTCGAACACGCCCCGTGCGGCCTGCCACTGCGCCCCGGGCAGCGGCCCGCCCTCGCGTCGGGGGTCGGGCCCGGGGCGGGGACTGGAGCGGCATCCGCGTCCGGCGTCGGGTCCGCCCGGTCGCTCGGCAAGCTGGTCGGGCAGACCCGCTCGGCGGTGCTGCTGGAGGTCGGCGGCGGCTGTACGACCAGTGAACTCGCCCGCCGGGTGGGCGTATCGCTGGCCTCGGCCAGTCAGCACGCCAGTGTGCTGCGCGAGGCGGGCCTGGTGCACACCCTGCGTCAGGGCAGCGCCGTTCTGCACACGCTGACACCGCTGGGGGCGGCGTTGCTGCGCGGCGGGGCGCCGGGAGAGCGCGTCTTCGGCTCACCGGCGCAGCTCCCGCCGGTGGCCACGAGCGGGCGGTGGCCGTCCGGGCGCGGATGA
- a CDS encoding helix-turn-helix domain-containing protein — translation MPYGNDEHTGGIGQRIAELRAVRGYSLRQLGQRSHVSASMLSMIEKGDRNASEEIVAAVARALDVGVSNLRGQPYRQQLQQDRIDRMIEPLGGALDNWDLDPDPAAPPPRPLADLRADVARTIQMRAAANLGGLAEKLPSL, via the coding sequence ATGCCATACGGCAACGACGAACATACCGGCGGAATCGGGCAGCGCATCGCCGAACTGCGCGCTGTCCGTGGCTACTCACTACGACAGCTAGGGCAACGCTCGCACGTCTCCGCGTCCATGCTCTCGATGATCGAGAAGGGGGACCGGAACGCCAGTGAGGAGATCGTGGCGGCTGTCGCCCGCGCCCTCGACGTAGGCGTCTCCAACCTGCGCGGCCAGCCCTACCGCCAGCAGCTTCAGCAGGACCGTATCGACCGCATGATCGAGCCTCTCGGCGGGGCCCTCGACAACTGGGACCTCGACCCCGACCCGGCCGCACCCCCACCGCGCCCGCTCGCTGACCTACGCGCCGACGTGGCGCGCACGATCCAGATGCGCGCCGCAGCCAACTTGGGCGGGCTCGCCGAGAAACTGCCCTCCCTCTGA
- a CDS encoding transposase, translating to MPAPRKYPLELRDRAVRMYRAAEPKPVIRRMAEELGVHHEALRNWIRQAEADAGERGDILTTAEREELAALRKENAQLKRANEVLRTASAFFAAQLDPTRPR from the coding sequence ATGCCTGCCCCGAGGAAATACCCGCTGGAGTTGCGTGACCGCGCGGTCCGCATGTATCGCGCCGCCGAGCCGAAGCCCGTCATCCGCCGTATGGCAGAGGAACTCGGGGTGCATCACGAGGCTCTGCGCAACTGGATCCGTCAGGCCGAGGCTGATGCCGGTGAGCGAGGCGACATTCTCACCACCGCCGAGCGTGAGGAGCTGGCTGCTCTGCGGAAGGAGAATGCCCAGCTCAAGCGGGCGAACGAGGTCCTGCGGACGGCCTCAGCTTTTTTCGCGGCCCAGCTCGACCCGACCCGGCCCAGGTGA
- a CDS encoding IS3 family transposase gives MTALVDAHPHLGVEPVLRELSIPSSTYYRWRQAEKEPCKRRRQDAELTGKIRQVHADSGGIYGSPRVHAVLRREGIHVGRKRIERLMRQAGLAGISPRRGKGFTRRDPDAEPAPDLVQRDFTANVPNRLWVTDLTMIATEEGPLWLSAIRDAFSRRVVAWETSARADADLVLTTLEYALASREVAPGELIHHADHGCQYTSVKLTTRLVRAGIQASMGSVGDSFDNALAENLWMVIKTECIRGRVFPTRAEANLTLFEYIDGFYNPRRIQKRLGYLSPIEYEEKHYASQATAEQVNLKPRQPSLTS, from the coding sequence GTGACCGCGCTCGTCGATGCGCACCCGCACCTGGGGGTCGAGCCCGTACTCCGGGAACTTTCCATCCCCTCCTCCACCTACTACCGCTGGCGCCAGGCCGAGAAGGAGCCATGCAAGCGACGCCGCCAGGACGCCGAGCTCACCGGGAAGATCCGGCAGGTCCACGCCGACTCCGGCGGGATCTACGGCTCACCCCGCGTGCACGCCGTCCTCCGGCGTGAAGGCATCCACGTCGGCCGCAAACGCATTGAACGGCTCATGCGCCAAGCCGGCCTGGCCGGGATCAGTCCCCGGCGGGGCAAGGGCTTCACCCGACGTGACCCGGACGCGGAACCGGCCCCTGACCTGGTGCAACGCGACTTCACCGCGAACGTGCCGAACCGGCTGTGGGTCACGGACCTGACCATGATCGCGACGGAGGAGGGCCCGCTGTGGCTGTCCGCGATCCGCGACGCGTTCTCCCGCCGGGTGGTGGCCTGGGAAACCTCCGCCCGCGCAGACGCCGATCTGGTCCTGACCACGCTGGAGTATGCCCTGGCCAGCCGCGAAGTCGCCCCCGGTGAGCTCATTCACCATGCCGACCACGGCTGTCAGTACACGTCCGTGAAGCTCACGACACGCCTGGTCAGGGCCGGTATCCAGGCGTCCATGGGCTCGGTCGGCGACTCGTTCGACAATGCCCTGGCGGAGAACCTGTGGATGGTCATCAAGACCGAGTGCATCCGCGGCCGCGTCTTCCCCACCAGAGCCGAAGCGAACCTCACGCTCTTCGAGTACATCGACGGCTTCTATAACCCCCGCCGCATCCAGAAACGGCTCGGCTACCTCAGCCCGATCGAGTACGAGGAGAAGCATTACGCCAGCCAGGCAACGGCCGAACAAGTGAACCTGAAACCACGTCAACCCTCCCTGACCAGCTAG